The proteins below are encoded in one region of Peribacillus muralis:
- a CDS encoding oxidoreductase: MTDKWNGEEMADVSKQTIVITGANSGLGFETAFALAGKGAEIILAVRNASKGEKAVDRIFSVYPNANIRVMQLDLSDLSSIRHFADSYKENYDSLSVLINNAGVMIPPYSKTKDGFELQFGINHLGHFALTGLLLPRILATPDSRVVTLSSLAAINGFIDFENLNGANGYKPMKYYGQSKLANLLFARELQNKFSKHGASAISVACHPGLSHTNLMSRGSGKPINRFVHYLSKSLTQPASMGALPTLFAATEPSLTGGEYIGPDGKKNRKGFPKKDDIINTLYNEETSKRLWDLSEAMTEVNYRFTESVTPK, from the coding sequence ATGACTGATAAGTGGAATGGCGAAGAAATGGCGGATGTCTCGAAGCAAACGATTGTAATCACTGGGGCAAATAGCGGACTTGGCTTCGAAACGGCTTTTGCCCTAGCGGGTAAGGGGGCAGAAATCATCCTTGCAGTCCGGAATGCTTCCAAAGGAGAAAAAGCGGTCGATAGAATTTTTTCGGTATATCCTAACGCGAACATACGGGTCATGCAGCTGGATTTAAGCGATCTTAGCAGCATTCGGCATTTTGCTGACTCCTATAAGGAGAACTATGACTCGTTATCCGTTCTTATCAATAATGCAGGCGTGATGATCCCGCCTTACAGCAAAACGAAGGATGGCTTCGAGCTGCAATTCGGAATCAATCATCTCGGTCATTTCGCTTTGACAGGACTCCTCCTCCCGCGAATACTAGCTACGCCTGATTCACGGGTAGTCACATTGAGCAGCCTGGCCGCCATCAATGGATTCATCGACTTTGAAAATCTAAACGGGGCAAACGGCTATAAACCAATGAAGTACTACGGCCAGAGCAAGCTCGCCAACCTCCTATTCGCCCGCGAGCTCCAGAACAAATTTAGCAAGCATGGCGCAAGTGCGATTAGCGTAGCGTGTCATCCGGGACTTTCCCATACGAACCTCATGTCACGCGGATCCGGAAAACCGATCAATCGATTTGTCCATTATCTCTCGAAATCCCTAACCCAGCCGGCAAGCATGGGCGCACTTCCCACCTTGTTTGCGGCAACGGAGCCTTCATTAACCGGGGGCGAATATATTGGGCCCGATGGAAAGAAAAACAGGAAGGGCTTCCCTAAGAAAGACGATATCATCAATACTCTATATAATGAGGAAACGTCGAAAAGATTATGGGACCTATCGGAAGCCATGACAGAGGTCAACTATCGTTTCACTGAGAGCGTTACGCCGAAATGA
- a CDS encoding peptidylprolyl isomerase, whose amino-acid sequence MAKKGYILMGNGEKIEFDLFPNEAPNTVANFENLANTGFYNGVVFHRVIPGFVSQGGDPTGTGAGGSGTQIKCETAGNPHKHEAGSLSMAHAGKDTGSSQFFIVHEPQPHLNGVHTVFGKVTSGLETAKAMKNGDKMEKVEVFDAE is encoded by the coding sequence ATGGCTAAAAAAGGATACATACTAATGGGAAATGGAGAAAAGATTGAATTCGATCTTTTCCCGAACGAAGCGCCAAACACAGTTGCGAACTTTGAAAACCTGGCCAACACAGGATTTTACAATGGCGTTGTCTTTCACCGTGTAATCCCTGGTTTCGTAAGCCAAGGCGGAGATCCAACAGGTACTGGTGCAGGCGGAAGCGGCACTCAAATCAAATGTGAAACAGCTGGAAACCCTCACAAGCATGAAGCGGGCAGCTTATCGATGGCACATGCCGGAAAAGACACTGGCTCAAGCCAATTCTTCATCGTGCATGAACCACAACCACATCTTAACGGTGTTCACACAGTATTCGGTAAAGTGACTTCCGGTCTTGAAACGGCTAAAGCCATGAAAAATGGTGACAAAATGGAAAAAGTCGAAGTGTTTGACGCTGAATGA
- the rpmG gene encoding 50S ribosomal protein L33: MRVNITLACTETGDRNYITTKNKRNHPDRIELKKYCPRLKKHTIHRETK, encoded by the coding sequence ATGAGAGTGAATATTACTTTAGCATGTACGGAGACAGGGGACCGTAACTATATTACAACGAAGAATAAGCGAAATCATCCTGATCGAATTGAATTGAAAAAATATTGTCCACGCTTAAAGAAACATACGATCCATCGGGAAACGAAATAA
- a CDS encoding VOC family protein gives MKEEDVFLAAKRVDHIGIVVRDLENSIAFYQEVLDLKLKARVPHTNGVIQLAFLGYEESEETEIELIQGYSDTLPSEATIHHFAITVDDIEKEYERIKNFDNIELIDEEIITLPNGYRYFYIYGPEKEWIEFFQR, from the coding sequence ATGAAGGAGGAGGATGTTTTCTTGGCCGCAAAAAGAGTCGATCATATAGGAATTGTCGTAAGAGATCTTGAAAACTCCATCGCTTTTTATCAGGAAGTGCTGGATTTAAAATTAAAGGCGCGTGTCCCTCACACTAACGGGGTCATCCAGCTGGCTTTTCTAGGCTACGAGGAGTCAGAAGAAACGGAAATCGAATTGATTCAAGGGTATAGCGACACATTGCCATCTGAAGCAACGATCCACCATTTTGCCATTACCGTCGATGATATCGAAAAAGAATATGAGCGAATCAAAAACTTCGATAACATCGAGCTGATCGACGAGGAAATCATCACCCTTCCAAATGGCTACCGCTATTTCTACATATACGGACCGGAAAAAGAATGGATTGAATTTTTCCAAAGATAG
- a CDS encoding amino acid permease, protein MISIGGAIGTGLFLSSGAAIHTAGPGGALLAYALVGAMVYFVMTSLGELAAFMPTSGSFSTYGSKFVDPAFGFALGWTYWFNWSMTIAAELAASTMIMKFWFPNSPSLLWSSSFLVLIFLLNYLSVKGYGEGEYWFSFIKVTAIVIFIVVGILMIVGIMGGEAVGFKNFTIDDAPFPGGFMGVFIVFIAAGFSFQGTEIVGVAAGESEDPARNIPKAIKSVFWRILLFYVLAIFVIGLLIPYTNPSLQGDNVMVSPFTLIFEKAGIAFAASLMNAVILTAVLSAGNSSLYASTRMLYSMAKDGQAPRIFAKLNKRGVPVAGMVLTCAIGMLAFLASIFGDGKVYIWLMNAIGITGFIFWLGISISHYRFRKAYISQGHSLDKLPYRALWFPIGPIFAILIGLIVILSQNIQAFFSDHIDWGSVVAAYLGIPLFLGLWFGYKLIRKTKFVKLDEVKFDFDKKYD, encoded by the coding sequence ATGATTTCCATTGGAGGGGCAATCGGTACCGGGTTATTTCTTAGCAGCGGTGCAGCCATCCATACGGCTGGACCTGGCGGCGCATTGCTTGCTTATGCGTTGGTCGGGGCGATGGTGTACTTCGTGATGACAAGCTTGGGAGAACTTGCGGCCTTCATGCCGACAAGCGGCTCATTCAGCACCTATGGATCGAAATTCGTCGATCCGGCGTTCGGTTTTGCATTAGGATGGACGTACTGGTTTAACTGGTCCATGACGATAGCCGCCGAGCTGGCAGCTTCGACGATGATCATGAAATTTTGGTTTCCGAATAGTCCATCATTGTTGTGGAGCTCATCATTCCTGGTGCTCATATTCCTATTGAACTATTTATCCGTTAAGGGATATGGCGAAGGGGAATACTGGTTTTCGTTCATAAAAGTAACGGCCATCGTCATTTTTATCGTCGTGGGAATTCTGATGATTGTCGGCATCATGGGTGGAGAAGCAGTAGGTTTCAAGAACTTCACGATCGATGACGCACCTTTCCCTGGTGGTTTCATGGGCGTTTTCATCGTATTCATTGCAGCTGGCTTTTCTTTTCAAGGTACCGAAATCGTCGGTGTGGCTGCCGGTGAAAGTGAGGATCCAGCACGGAATATACCGAAGGCGATTAAAAGTGTTTTTTGGAGGATCCTTCTCTTCTACGTCTTGGCAATCTTTGTGATAGGACTGCTCATTCCTTATACGAACCCGAGTTTGCAAGGGGACAACGTTATGGTAAGTCCATTCACGCTCATATTTGAAAAGGCTGGAATCGCCTTTGCCGCTTCACTGATGAATGCAGTCATATTGACGGCTGTTTTGTCAGCGGGTAACTCCAGCTTGTATGCATCGACGAGGATGTTATATTCAATGGCTAAGGATGGACAGGCACCGCGCATTTTTGCAAAACTGAATAAACGCGGAGTTCCGGTTGCAGGAATGGTTTTGACGTGTGCGATTGGTATGCTTGCCTTTTTAGCTTCCATATTCGGAGACGGCAAGGTGTACATCTGGTTGATGAATGCGATTGGAATAACCGGGTTCATCTTTTGGCTTGGTATTTCCATCAGCCATTACCGTTTCCGAAAAGCTTACATCTCACAAGGGCACTCATTGGATAAGTTGCCATATAGAGCCCTGTGGTTCCCGATTGGCCCCATTTTTGCCATCCTGATTGGCTTGATCGTCATTCTGTCGCAAAATATCCAAGCCTTTTTTTCAGACCATATCGATTGGGGCAGTGTTGTCGCTGCATACCTGGGAATCCCGCTTTTCCTTGGTTTGTGGTTTGGATATAAACTGATAAGGAAAACGAAATTCGTTAAACTTGATGAAGTCAAGTTTGATTTTGACAAAAAATACGATTGA
- the rpsN gene encoding 30S ribosomal protein S14 gives MAKKSKVVKAQKQLALVEKYAERRRDLKEKGDYAALSKLPRDSSPTRIHNSCGVTGRPRGYMRKFNMSRIAFRELAHKGQVPGVKKASW, from the coding sequence ATGGCGAAAAAATCGAAGGTAGTAAAGGCACAAAAACAATTGGCTCTAGTGGAAAAGTATGCAGAACGCAGGCGGGATTTGAAGGAAAAAGGAGATTATGCGGCATTGTCAAAGCTCCCTCGGGATTCCTCACCGACAAGGATTCATAATAGCTGTGGAGTAACCGGAAGGCCGCGTGGATATATGCGCAAATTCAACATGTCACGTATCGCATTTCGGGAGCTCGCCCATAAGGGGCAGGTCCCTGGTGTAAAAAAGGCAAGCTGGTAA
- a CDS encoding SET domain-containing protein produces the protein MIEVKTSTLSDGEFNRGVFATQDIKKGELLHEAPVIAYPNEEHVFIEKTLLADYAFEYGINHTAMLLGYGMLFNHSYTPNATYDINFKNHTFDFFAYTDIKAGEEILINYNGEVDNEDPLWFNKENDGEDETE, from the coding sequence ATGATTGAAGTTAAAACTTCCACACTCAGTGATGGTGAGTTCAATAGAGGCGTATTCGCGACACAGGACATTAAAAAAGGGGAGCTTTTGCATGAAGCACCTGTCATTGCTTACCCGAACGAGGAGCATGTTTTCATAGAGAAAACGTTGCTGGCTGATTATGCATTTGAGTATGGCATCAATCATACCGCCATGCTTTTAGGTTACGGCATGCTGTTTAATCACTCTTATACACCCAATGCCACGTATGACATAAATTTTAAGAATCACACGTTTGATTTCTTTGCTTACACCGATATAAAAGCAGGAGAAGAAATCCTGATCAATTATAATGGTGAGGTCGATAACGAGGATCCGCTTTGGTTCAATAAAGAAAACGACGGTGAAGATGAAACGGAATGA
- a CDS encoding M4 family metallopeptidase, translating to MKGKVFLGTALSVGLLFSAIPHQEALAAKNVLSVEKYNKHKDSLEFKSGKLTDPSKQTAEDIILTFFDKNTKSYKLENQKAKDSFTIQKESKDELGNTVVRLQQTYKGVPVWNSTQAVLIDAKGVLSVVSGTVEANLNTKLGKKAKKGISKTEAIKIAEKDLGFTPAYDKAPESELYVYASGDKADYVYKVNLNFLSPEPGNHNYFISVKTGEILNKYNTLDEVTGTNAVGSGTGVLNNAVSPLNTTLSSGKYYLQDNTRGQGIFTYNANNKSSLPGTLMSNTTNAFTTSTDKAAVDAHFYAGKTYDYYKSTFGRNSYDGNGTSLKSTVHYGSKYNNAFWDGTQMVYGDGDGTTFIALSGGLDVVAHELTHAVTSSESNLTYQNESGALNEAISDIFGTVVEFKTQSSKADYLIGEDIYTPNISGDALRSMADPTLNGDPDHYSNRYTGSADNGGVHTNSGIINKAAYLISAGGTHHGVTVSGIGIDKLGTIFYRANTTYLTSSSNFSQARAAVVQAASDLYGSTSAETTAVKNAFTAVGVN from the coding sequence ATGAAAGGTAAGGTATTTTTAGGAACGGCTTTATCCGTTGGTCTATTATTTTCTGCTATTCCCCACCAAGAAGCTTTAGCGGCAAAAAACGTGTTGAGTGTTGAGAAGTATAATAAGCACAAAGATTCGCTAGAGTTCAAGTCTGGTAAGCTTACAGATCCATCGAAGCAAACCGCAGAAGATATCATTCTTACCTTTTTTGATAAAAATACAAAGTCTTACAAGCTAGAAAATCAAAAGGCGAAAGACTCCTTCACTATCCAGAAAGAAAGCAAGGATGAACTTGGCAATACCGTCGTAAGACTGCAACAAACCTATAAAGGCGTGCCTGTCTGGAATTCTACACAGGCTGTATTGATTGACGCAAAAGGTGTATTGTCAGTCGTGTCCGGTACGGTTGAAGCCAACCTGAACACTAAATTGGGGAAAAAAGCTAAAAAAGGCATCAGTAAAACAGAAGCCATTAAAATAGCTGAAAAAGATCTTGGGTTCACTCCTGCCTACGACAAAGCCCCTGAATCAGAGCTGTATGTATACGCAAGCGGCGATAAGGCCGATTACGTTTACAAGGTTAATTTGAATTTCTTGAGTCCGGAACCAGGCAATCATAACTATTTCATATCAGTCAAAACAGGTGAAATCCTGAATAAATACAATACCCTCGATGAAGTGACCGGTACCAATGCCGTCGGATCGGGCACAGGTGTCCTAAATAATGCCGTATCACCATTGAACACGACCTTATCCAGCGGTAAATACTACTTACAGGACAATACTCGCGGCCAAGGCATCTTCACTTATAATGCCAATAACAAATCGAGCCTGCCTGGCACACTTATGTCCAATACGACCAACGCTTTTACGACTTCCACCGATAAAGCGGCCGTGGATGCTCATTTTTATGCAGGCAAAACCTATGATTATTACAAATCGACTTTTGGACGCAACTCCTATGATGGAAATGGGACAAGCCTGAAATCGACCGTACATTACGGCTCCAAATACAATAATGCCTTCTGGGACGGAACGCAAATGGTTTACGGTGATGGAGACGGCACGACGTTCATCGCATTGTCCGGCGGCTTGGATGTTGTTGCACATGAGCTGACTCATGCCGTGACTTCCAGTGAATCCAATTTGACGTATCAAAATGAGTCCGGCGCTTTGAACGAAGCCATTTCTGATATTTTTGGTACAGTTGTAGAATTCAAGACACAAAGCTCCAAAGCGGATTACCTGATCGGCGAAGATATTTACACGCCTAACATTTCCGGCGATGCTCTCCGTTCGATGGCAGATCCAACCTTGAATGGTGACCCTGACCATTACTCGAACCGTTATACGGGATCGGCTGACAATGGCGGTGTTCATACGAATAGCGGAATCATCAACAAAGCGGCTTATCTGATTTCTGCAGGAGGCACTCACCATGGAGTGACCGTATCAGGAATCGGCATTGATAAACTAGGGACGATCTTTTACCGGGCAAACACGACCTACCTAACTTCTTCGTCCAATTTTTCTCAAGCAAGAGCTGCGGTCGTACAAGCAGCTTCCGATTTATACGGCTCAACCAGCGCAGAGACGACTGCTGTCAAAAATGCCTTTACAGCAGTCGGTGTGAATTAA
- a CDS encoding DUF1292 domain-containing protein — protein sequence MGNIRESEVFTLTDDNDEAHEVEVLGSLDVEGTEYVAVGLLEDIEEDTEEDIDIFFFRVEGEGELLDIQSDEEFEKVSLAFEAAFEAKE from the coding sequence ATGGGTAACATTCGTGAAAGTGAGGTTTTCACGTTAACTGATGACAATGATGAGGCTCATGAAGTTGAGGTATTAGGCTCATTGGATGTAGAAGGAACGGAATATGTGGCAGTAGGTTTGCTTGAAGATATTGAAGAAGATACAGAGGAAGACATCGATATTTTCTTTTTCCGGGTCGAGGGAGAAGGAGAATTGCTCGATATCCAATCGGACGAAGAATTCGAAAAGGTATCTTTGGCGTTTGAAGCTGCTTTTGAAGCGAAGGAATAA
- a CDS encoding TSUP family transporter, translated as MEDIQISTLLLLVFFGFLAAFIDSVVGGGGLISIPALLFSGLSPSAAIATNKLASSMGSLTSTIAFIRSGKVDFRLVSKLFPLIFTGSLLGAWVVNFVSSELLKPLILVLLVAIAIYTFIKKDWGQKSTYSKLTLQKAALFAVAIFVIGFYDGFLGAGTGSFILFAFLMIGFDFLHSAGNAKFLNFGSNLAALIMFIFLDTVNFSYGIPMGISMIAGALAGSKFALKKGVAYVRVLFIAVTVILIIKNIVDYLMGR; from the coding sequence ATGGAAGATATACAAATTTCCACACTTTTACTGCTCGTATTTTTCGGTTTTCTTGCAGCATTCATTGATTCTGTAGTTGGTGGCGGTGGCCTGATTTCCATACCGGCATTATTATTTTCAGGACTCTCCCCTTCTGCTGCGATTGCAACGAATAAGTTAGCCAGCTCCATGGGGTCTTTAACGAGCACCATTGCCTTCATTCGTTCAGGCAAGGTCGATTTCCGATTGGTTTCCAAGCTTTTTCCCCTTATTTTCACGGGTTCCCTTCTAGGCGCATGGGTCGTGAATTTTGTGTCATCGGAATTGTTGAAACCGCTGATATTGGTTCTTTTGGTCGCAATCGCGATTTATACCTTTATAAAAAAGGACTGGGGACAAAAATCGACCTACTCTAAGCTCACGCTGCAAAAGGCAGCATTATTCGCCGTCGCGATATTCGTCATTGGCTTCTATGATGGGTTTTTAGGGGCTGGGACGGGATCTTTCATTTTATTTGCCTTTTTAATGATCGGCTTCGATTTCCTGCATTCAGCCGGAAACGCAAAATTTTTAAACTTCGGCAGTAATTTGGCGGCATTGATCATGTTCATATTTTTGGATACCGTCAACTTTTCATATGGAATACCGATGGGCATCTCCATGATCGCAGGCGCATTGGCAGGCTCTAAATTCGCCCTCAAGAAAGGTGTGGCCTACGTAAGAGTGTTATTTATCGCCGTTACCGTCATCTTGATCATAAAAAATATAGTCGATTACTTAATGGGGCGTTAA
- the nagZ gene encoding beta-N-acetylhexosaminidase codes for MKGKLYMGALLVLLLSFMAIMFIQKKDHSETEKAKSVDAITENQEELEKMLESMTLEEKVGQLMMVGFKGTKASRKINELIEKKHIGGVIYFDRNMKSPKQVARLSNSLQQTAEQSTLSLPLMVAVDQEGGEIIRMKESVSPLPAQQDLGKHASAEDMYKVAKLNGTELSSMGININFAPVLDLSKTDKRSVGEDPEKVYRYGKKTIQGLNDASVTGALKHFPGNGRSEVDPHVDTSSVKANQLDLENSDIYPFKRIVSEMDDQSFFVMVTHIKYPAYDQQKPASLSKVIIEDLLRGKLNYGGLVITDDLEMGAVNKYFSYEEMGKEAILAGADILLVCHEYAHELEVYEGLLEAVKAGKVPMERIDQSVKRVLTYKLQAMNRTKADPDQAEKMVKNPESLKYLESLKLAN; via the coding sequence ATGAAAGGGAAACTATATATGGGGGCACTTTTGGTCTTGCTCCTATCCTTTATGGCAATCATGTTCATTCAAAAAAAAGATCATTCCGAAACCGAAAAAGCGAAAAGCGTTGATGCCATTACGGAAAATCAGGAAGAATTAGAAAAAATGCTCGAAAGCATGACGCTTGAAGAAAAAGTCGGTCAGCTGATGATGGTTGGCTTCAAGGGAACAAAAGCGAGCCGTAAAATTAACGAGCTCATCGAAAAAAAACATATAGGCGGCGTCATTTATTTTGACCGCAATATGAAATCGCCAAAACAAGTAGCGAGGTTATCCAATTCGCTTCAGCAAACGGCTGAGCAAAGTACACTTTCGCTTCCGCTCATGGTGGCCGTAGATCAGGAAGGCGGGGAAATCATCCGGATGAAGGAAAGCGTATCGCCGCTTCCTGCACAGCAGGATCTGGGGAAGCATGCATCTGCTGAAGACATGTATAAGGTGGCAAAACTGAATGGAACAGAACTGAGTTCGATGGGAATCAATATAAATTTTGCTCCTGTTCTTGATTTATCGAAGACCGACAAGCGTTCAGTGGGGGAAGATCCCGAAAAGGTTTATCGGTACGGAAAGAAAACGATTCAAGGCTTGAATGATGCTTCCGTAACGGGCGCGTTGAAACACTTTCCAGGTAACGGACGGAGCGAAGTCGATCCGCATGTCGATACATCCTCCGTGAAAGCAAACCAGCTCGATCTCGAGAATTCGGATATTTACCCGTTCAAGAGAATCGTAAGCGAAATGGATGATCAAAGCTTTTTCGTGATGGTGACCCACATCAAATATCCGGCTTATGATCAACAAAAACCAGCAAGCCTTTCCAAGGTCATCATAGAAGACCTGCTGCGAGGCAAGCTTAACTATGGGGGACTTGTGATTACCGACGATTTGGAAATGGGGGCCGTGAACAAGTACTTTTCCTATGAAGAAATGGGGAAGGAAGCGATTCTTGCTGGAGCTGATATATTGCTGGTTTGCCATGAATATGCCCATGAGCTTGAGGTATACGAAGGCTTACTGGAAGCTGTTAAAGCAGGGAAGGTTCCTATGGAGCGGATTGATCAGTCGGTGAAACGAGTCCTGACATATAAGCTTCAGGCAATGAATCGAACGAAGGCTGATCCGGATCAAGCCGAAAAAATGGTGAAAAATCCTGAGAGCTTAAAATATTTGGAAAGCCTGAAATTGGCAAATTAA
- a CDS encoding NADPH:quinone oxidoreductase family protein has product MTERFEALVVNKQGDQFTVNIQQLSLDDLPQGEVLIRVHYSGVNYKDSLASIPNGNIVSTYPISPGIDMAGVVVSSEDSRFQEGDEVIATSYGIGVSQSGGYSQYARVPADWIVPLPDGLSMKEAMIIGTAGFTAALSVLRLEENNLAPDQGSVLVTGATGGVGSFAVSILSKLGYSVEASTGKESEHGYLKEIGAATIVSRQEVYDGKLRPLGKQKWSGAVDPVGGEPLASVLSQIKYGGSVAISGLTAGTNLPATVFPFILRGVNLLGIDSVNCPMETRLKVWHRLATDFKFGHLEQLIQQEISLKELPDVLPTLLKGEARGRTIVKL; this is encoded by the coding sequence ATGACAGAACGATTCGAAGCATTAGTCGTAAACAAGCAAGGAGATCAGTTCACCGTTAACATCCAGCAACTATCACTTGATGACCTGCCTCAAGGCGAAGTGCTCATCCGTGTCCATTATTCTGGGGTGAACTATAAAGACAGCCTTGCCAGCATTCCGAATGGAAATATCGTCAGCACGTATCCGATCAGTCCAGGAATCGACATGGCAGGGGTCGTCGTTTCATCCGAGGATTCCCGATTCCAGGAAGGGGACGAGGTCATTGCCACCTCCTATGGGATTGGCGTTTCCCAATCAGGCGGCTATAGCCAATATGCCCGTGTTCCTGCGGATTGGATCGTTCCGCTTCCTGATGGACTATCAATGAAAGAGGCCATGATCATCGGAACCGCTGGTTTCACTGCAGCCTTATCGGTTCTGCGCCTGGAAGAAAATAACCTTGCCCCCGATCAAGGCAGCGTGCTTGTTACCGGTGCGACTGGGGGAGTCGGCAGCTTTGCCGTCTCGATCCTTTCCAAGCTTGGGTATTCGGTGGAAGCGAGTACAGGAAAAGAATCGGAGCATGGATATCTGAAGGAAATCGGGGCGGCGACGATTGTATCTCGCCAAGAGGTTTACGATGGCAAGCTGCGCCCACTTGGCAAACAAAAGTGGAGCGGTGCAGTAGATCCCGTCGGCGGTGAACCGCTCGCATCCGTCCTTAGCCAAATCAAGTATGGCGGATCCGTAGCGATCAGCGGATTGACGGCTGGCACCAACCTGCCCGCCACTGTCTTTCCTTTCATCCTAAGGGGTGTAAATTTACTAGGGATCGATTCGGTCAATTGCCCGATGGAAACAAGATTGAAAGTTTGGCATCGACTAGCAACCGACTTTAAATTTGGTCATCTGGAACAGCTCATCCAACAAGAAATTTCCCTTAAAGAATTGCCTGACGTTCTCCCGACCCTATTAAAAGGGGAAGCAAGAGGCAGAACGATCGTAAAGCTATAA
- a CDS encoding cell wall hydrolase, whose protein sequence is MTVVKHTDADIALLARLLRAEGEGEGDQGMLMIGNVGVNRIRSNCSDFKGLRTIPEMIYQEHAFEAVQKGYFYQRARDREKRLARRSVSGERLWPSKFSLWYFRPEGDCPPTWYNQPLVGRFKLHCFYEPTGAECENIYNTF, encoded by the coding sequence ATGACCGTCGTTAAGCACACTGATGCCGACATTGCTCTGCTGGCAAGATTGCTTAGAGCTGAAGGTGAGGGCGAAGGCGATCAAGGCATGTTGATGATCGGGAACGTCGGGGTTAACCGGATTAGGTCGAATTGCTCCGATTTCAAAGGACTGAGAACGATACCGGAAATGATTTACCAGGAGCATGCATTTGAGGCCGTGCAGAAGGGATACTTTTATCAGCGGGCACGGGATAGGGAAAAAAGGCTCGCACGAAGAAGTGTAAGTGGCGAAAGGCTATGGCCTTCGAAGTTTAGCCTCTGGTATTTCAGGCCAGAAGGAGATTGCCCGCCAACCTGGTATAATCAGCCTCTGGTTGGCCGCTTTAAGCTTCATTGCTTTTATGAACCAACAGGTGCGGAATGTGAAAATATTTATAATACCTTTTAA
- a CDS encoding TrmB family transcriptional regulator, whose amino-acid sequence MQDIIEKLQSLGFSQYEAKAYVSLVRQGQASAYQVSKESGIPRARIYEILNGLQEEGVVIKEEINDSIQYSPLPVDVFLESVRSRWDNTYQSISDTLKQFEKIGPVSDNRVMTLKGEQHILSFCRTLIQKAEKRIVVSLWDKMYEILEPELKESAGHCTLKGIVFQVESPLAGIDVHRQTSYVNNIGENKWFILSIDGTETIYGPASETRETAFYTDDPIHINFLENYIWHDILVNRLVKKDEAEAEDWISRERNRFFSL is encoded by the coding sequence ATGCAAGATATCATTGAAAAACTTCAGTCTCTCGGATTCAGCCAATATGAAGCGAAGGCTTATGTGTCTTTAGTTCGGCAGGGCCAAGCAAGCGCCTATCAAGTAAGCAAGGAATCAGGCATACCAAGGGCGAGGATATATGAAATTCTGAATGGGCTCCAGGAGGAAGGCGTTGTGATTAAAGAGGAAATCAATGACTCGATTCAATACTCGCCACTGCCGGTAGACGTGTTCTTGGAATCCGTCCGATCGAGGTGGGACAATACTTATCAATCGATCAGCGACACACTCAAGCAATTCGAGAAGATCGGGCCAGTATCCGACAATCGTGTAATGACGCTTAAAGGGGAACAACATATCCTTTCGTTTTGCCGCACTTTAATTCAAAAAGCGGAGAAAAGGATCGTCGTATCCTTATGGGACAAAATGTACGAAATACTAGAGCCAGAACTTAAAGAGTCAGCTGGACATTGTACCCTTAAAGGGATTGTCTTTCAGGTTGAAAGCCCATTAGCGGGCATAGATGTTCATCGTCAAACGAGTTATGTGAACAATATTGGCGAAAACAAATGGTTCATCTTATCCATTGATGGCACGGAGACGATTTACGGCCCTGCTTCGGAAACGAGGGAAACGGCGTTTTACACGGATGACCCGATTCATATCAATTTTCTCGAAAATTACATTTGGCATGATATCCTCGTTAACCGCCTGGTCAAAAAGGATGAAGCGGAAGCTGAGGACTGGATATCAAGGGAAAGAAATCGTTTTTTCTCGCTTTAG